CAGATGAAGAGCGGGACTATATGTATAGGGTCTACGCACAGGATACCCGTGCAAAGATAAATCTGGGAATACGGAGAAGACTTGCTCCTCTTCTCTCAAATGACAGACGAAAAATTGAACTGATGAACATACTTCTCTTCTCTCTTCCCGGAACCCCTATCATCTACTATGGCGATGAGATCGGTATGGGTGATCATTACTACCTTGGTGACAGAAACGGGGTACGCACACCAATGCAATGGGGACCGGACCGAAATGCGGGCTTTTCAAACGCCAATCCCCATAAACTTTATCTGCCTGTAATAATCGATCCTGAATATCACTATGAAGCGGTAAATGTGCAAAATCAGGAATCCAGCTACTCCTCTTTGCTCTGGTGGATGCGTGGGGTTATCGCAATGCGAAAAAGGTTCAAAGCATTCTCAAGAGGAGAAATTAAAATCATACCAAACGATAACCCCAAGGTATTAACCTTCTTAAGAGAATACAAAGAAGAAACTATGCTTGTTGTGGTCAATTTGTCACGTTTTCCGCAAGTGGTAAATATCGATATGCCCGAATATGCGGGGTGTATTCCAGAAGAAGTTTTCGGTAGAACCAGTTATCCGATAATAAAGGAAGCTCCCTATATGCTCACCCTTGGGCCGTACGACTACTACTGGCTGCTTCTGACAAAGAGTCCCGAAACTGTTGGTGTAGAAGAAAAAGTGAGAGTATTAAGTGTAAAAAGACGCTGGGAGGAACTCTTCGAGGGTAGTGAGAGAAATATGCTTGAGGAGAATGTGTTTCCGGAATATCTCCAGCGCTGCAGGTGGTTTACAGTCAAAAAGAATAAAAAGATAAATACATTGTCAATCATTGAAGAAGCGCGGGTACATGATGGATCATGGTCATGCAGGCTGACCGTTTTGAGGGTGACCTACAGCCATGGACCGGAAGAGCAGTATCTGCTGCCTGTTTCTTATGTGCCTAAGAATCTTACCGGCGGTATACTGGAAGAGTTTCCGCAGGCCATAATAGCAGATGTAAGCGTAGATAAGGAGGAAGGGATCCTCTATGATGGCACTTATGATGAGAGGCTTCACAAACTTCTGTTTAGAACCGTTGTAAGCCGAAAAAAGATAAAGGGGAAAACAGGGCACTTTACTGGAGTACCGGGTAAGGAGTTGAGGAACATTCTTACCCAAAATCATCAACCAATACCTTCAAGGCCTCTTAAAGTAGAGCAGAGTAACACTGCAATACTCTACGATGAGATTCTTTTTTTCAAACTCTACAGAAGGCTTGAAGAGGGAGTTAATCCGGAGTTTGAGATTTTACGATACCTGGGCACTCAGACTGAGTTTAAAAATATCCCTCCTTACGCCGGAGCTCTTGAATATAAAAGTGACAATAAAATCCCCCTCACTGCAGCAATAATGCAGGGGTATGTGGAGAATAGCGGTAATGCGTGGAGTTATTCCTCAGGGGTTGTGACAAAATATTTTGAGCAAATACTTGCAGAGCGTGGAAGTTTACCGGCTATGCCTGTTGAATACCCTGCGCTTATAGATGTAGGCAGCAAACCAATCCCCGATTTTTTCAGGGAACTTGTGGGGGAACTGTTTTTGGAAATGGTTGCACTTTTGGGAAAAAGAACTGCAGAACTTCACAAAGCCCTGGTTTGTAAAGATGACTATAAGGCTTTTACTCCTGAACCTTTTTCCCTTTTATATCAAAGATCGGTTTATCAGTCGGTTCAGGGTATTGTGCAGAAGACATTCAGATCTGCAGAAAAGGAGCTGAAAAACATGTCTTCTGAAAACAGGGCAGAGGTGGAAGAGTTATTGGGAATGGAGCGCAATATTCTTACTGTCCTGAGGAGAATATCATCGGTTAAAATACCCTCTCAGAAAATAAGAATACATGGTGATTATCACCTGGGACAGGTCCTTTTCACCGGAAAAGATTTTATCATTATGGATTTTGAGGGCGAATCAACTCGTCCATTGAGTGAGCGTAAACTGAAACGATCCCCTTTCAGGGACGTGGCGGGGATTATTCGTTCCTTCCATTATGTAGCTTACAGCACTCTTTTTATGGAGTCTACATTCAGAAAAGAAGATATTCCATTTCTGTCAACCTGGATTGAGCCCTGGTATCATTTTCTTAACGGAATATTCCTCAAATCCTATCTCCAGACTGCTTCCGATGAAGGTTTCATTCCGGAAAACAGTAAGCATGTCGATATATTGCTTAAGACATTCCTTATAAATAAGGCAATGCATGAATTAGGATATGAAATCAGCAGCAGGCCTGATTGGTTAATAATTCCGGTAAAAGGCATTAAGAGCATAATGAGAGAAAATCCGGAATAATGTCTTCGGTATCAAAACTGATAGCGCACGCTTACAGGGTGAGTGCCTGTTATTACGTTTTGGATAAAGGGGGGATGTGTAAAATCAGGTGTTACCCTTATAACACTTAAAACACCCCTCCATGTGGTCATTAACCATGCCAACCGCCTGCATAA
The genomic region above belongs to Chitinispirillum alkaliphilum and contains:
- a CDS encoding Trehalose synthase, which gives rise to MSRADERSGGDSLWYKDAIIYEVHVRAFGDSNSDGVGDFKGLTEKLDYLESLGITAIWLLPFYPSPLRDDGYDIADYLSINPDYGKLADFKAFLKAAHKRGIKVIAELVLNHTSMEHNWFQRARRSPPGSKIRDMYVWSSTAEKYREARIIFSDFEFSNWSWDHVAKAYYWHRFYSHQPDLNFDNPRVHKMLLRVIDFWFSMGVDGLRLDAVPYLYEREGTNCENLPETHDFLKELRAHVDARFEGKMLLSEANQWPEDAVEYFGDGDESHMAFHFPLMPRMFMAIQMEDNFPIIDILRSTPEIPDNCQWALFLRNHDELTLEMVTDEERDYMYRVYAQDTRAKINLGIRRRLAPLLSNDRRKIELMNILLFSLPGTPIIYYGDEIGMGDHYYLGDRNGVRTPMQWGPDRNAGFSNANPHKLYLPVIIDPEYHYEAVNVQNQESSYSSLLWWMRGVIAMRKRFKAFSRGEIKIIPNDNPKVLTFLREYKEETMLVVVNLSRFPQVVNIDMPEYAGCIPEEVFGRTSYPIIKEAPYMLTLGPYDYYWLLLTKSPETVGVEEKVRVLSVKRRWEELFEGSERNMLEENVFPEYLQRCRWFTVKKNKKINTLSIIEEARVHDGSWSCRLTVLRVTYSHGPEEQYLLPVSYVPKNLTGGILEEFPQAIIADVSVDKEEGILYDGTYDERLHKLLFRTVVSRKKIKGKTGHFTGVPGKELRNILTQNHQPIPSRPLKVEQSNTAILYDEILFFKLYRRLEEGVNPEFEILRYLGTQTEFKNIPPYAGALEYKSDNKIPLTAAIMQGYVENSGNAWSYSSGVVTKYFEQILAERGSLPAMPVEYPALIDVGSKPIPDFFRELVGELFLEMVALLGKRTAELHKALVCKDDYKAFTPEPFSLLYQRSVYQSVQGIVQKTFRSAEKELKNMSSENRAEVEELLGMERNILTVLRRISSVKIPSQKIRIHGDYHLGQVLFTGKDFIIMDFEGESTRPLSERKLKRSPFRDVAGIIRSFHYVAYSTLFMESTFRKEDIPFLSTWIEPWYHFLNGIFLKSYLQTASDEGFIPENSKHVDILLKTFLINKAMHELGYEISSRPDWLIIPVKGIKSIMRENPE